CCGACTATACGGGACTCAAACTAAATACGCTTAGCTCCGAGACCGTCAGGGTTCATCTAAAGGAAGCCGACGGAAAGGACGAAGTCGTCGTGGTGAAACAATAAATGGCATTCGAAAGAAAACACATACTGGGGTTAGAGGAGCTGACGGCCGAGGAGATAACACTCGTCCTCGACACGGCCGAATCCATGAGGGAAGTTTCGGACAGGGACGTGAAGAAGGTCCCGGCTCTAAGGGGCGTCACGGTATGCAACCTCTTCTTCGAGCCGAGCACAAGGACGCGCTCGTCGTTCGAGATAGCCGAAAAGAGGCTTAGCGCGGACGTACTCAACTTCACGACCATACACAGCAGCGTCGTAAAGGGCGAGACCCTCCTCGACACCGCGCGTAACCTCGAGGCCATGGGCGCGAGCATGATAGTAATCCGGCACCCGATGTCGGGGGCGCCGTGGCTCCTCGCGAAGGAGCTAAACTCGTCGATCATCAACGCCGGGGACGGATGGCACGAGCATCCGAGCCAGGGCCTTCTCGACCTCTTCACGATAAGGCGTTTCAAGGGCCGGATAGAGGGGCTCAAGATCGCGATAGTCGGCGACATACTCCACAGCCGCGTCGCACGGTCCGACATCTGGGGGTTCACCAAATTAGGAGCCGAAGTGAGGGTAGTCGGTCCGCCGACCCTCATACCTAAATATATAGAGGAAATTAACGTTAAGCCTCACTACAACCTCGAGGACGCCATACGGGACGCCGACGTAGTGATAATGCTCCGCATACAGAGGGAAAGGCAGGACTCCGAATTCTTCCCGTCGCTTAGGGAATATTCCAGGTTCTACGGCCTCACGCGGGAAAAGCTCAAGGTCGCCGCGCCGGACGTCACGATCATGCACCCGGGGCCGATAAACAGGGGCGTCGAGCTTTCGTCCGACATAGCCGACGGCGCCGAGGCCGTCATACTGGAGCAGGTGTCGAACGGCATAGCAGTGAGAATGGCGATGTTTTATCTCGTCGCTTCAGCAAGGAGAACTTCGTGAAATTACTGATAAAGGGCGGGCGCGTGATAGACCCGGCGTCCGGCAAGGATAAAAAGGGCAACGTTTACATCGAGGACGGGAAGATCAAGTCCCACCCGGCGGATACGAAGAAGATCGAAGGCGAGAAGGGCGTCGAGGTGATAGACGCGAAAGGAAAAATAGTCGCCCCCGGGCTCGTAGATATACACGTACACCTCCGCGAGCCGGGCTTCGAGCACAAGGAAACGATAAAAACGGGCTGCGAGTCCGCGGCCGCGGGCGGATTCACGTCCATCGTATGCATGCCGAACACGAACCCGATAAACGACAACGCCTCCGTCACCGAGTACATAATGCTCAAGGCGAGGACCGAGGGCATAGTGAACGTCTTCCCCATAGGGGCGATAACCAAGGGCGAGAAGGGCGAGACCCTGGCCCAGATAGGCGAGATGTACGAGGCCGGGTGCGTCGGCATATCCGACGACGGGATGCCCGTCATGAACTCCAAGGTCATGCGCCACGCGATGGAGTACGTGAAGGCGTTCGGCATACCCGTGCTCACGCACGCCGAGGACAAGGACCTCTCGGGCCACGGGGTTATGAACGAGGGCGACACCTCGACACTCCTCGGCCTGGGCGGAATACCGTCGGCCTCCGAGGACGTCATGGTCTCACGCGACATAACCCTGGCCGAGCTTACGGGGACCCACCTCCACGTCTGCCACGTTTCGACGGCAGGGGCGGTCAGGCTCATAAGGGCCGCGAAGAAGAGGGGCGTCCGGGTTACGGCCGAGGCCGCGCCGCATCACTTTACGCTCACGGACAGGGCAGTCGCCGAGTACGACACTAACGCCAAGATGAACCCGCCTCTCCGGCGGGAGGCCGACAGGGCCGCCCTGATCGAAGGGCTCCAGGACGGCACGATAGACGCCATTGCGACAGACCACGCACCCCATAGCGAGGACGAGAAGAAGGTGGAGTTCGACCTCGCTCCGTTCGGGATAGTCGGCCTCGAAACGTCGCTCCCGCTTTCGCTCAAGCTCGTCGAGGACGGGATACTCACGCTTCA
The Thermodesulfobacteriota bacterium genome window above contains:
- a CDS encoding aspartate carbamoyltransferase catalytic subunit, whose translation is MAFERKHILGLEELTAEEITLVLDTAESMREVSDRDVKKVPALRGVTVCNLFFEPSTRTRSSFEIAEKRLSADVLNFTTIHSSVVKGETLLDTARNLEAMGASMIVIRHPMSGAPWLLAKELNSSIINAGDGWHEHPSQGLLDLFTIRRFKGRIEGLKIAIVGDILHSRVARSDIWGFTKLGAEVRVVGPPTLIPKYIEEINVKPHYNLEDAIRDADVVIMLRIQRERQDSEFFPSLREYSRFYGLTREKLKVAAPDVTIMHPGPINRGVELSSDIADGAEAVILEQVSNGIAVRMAMFYLVASARRTS
- a CDS encoding dihydroorotase, with amino-acid sequence MKLLIKGGRVIDPASGKDKKGNVYIEDGKIKSHPADTKKIEGEKGVEVIDAKGKIVAPGLVDIHVHLREPGFEHKETIKTGCESAAAGGFTSIVCMPNTNPINDNASVTEYIMLKARTEGIVNVFPIGAITKGEKGETLAQIGEMYEAGCVGISDDGMPVMNSKVMRHAMEYVKAFGIPVLTHAEDKDLSGHGVMNEGDTSTLLGLGGIPSASEDVMVSRDITLAELTGTHLHVCHVSTAGAVRLIRAAKKRGVRVTAEAAPHHFTLTDRAVAEYDTNAKMNPPLRREADRAALIEGLQDGTIDAIATDHAPHSEDEKKVEFDLAPFGIVGLETSLPLSLKLVEDGILTLQEMIEKMTSVPSRILNLGRGTLEAGAPGDVVIFDADAPVKIDRTKFRSKSKNTPFNGWDLKGRVLYTIVGGKVVYRG